Proteins found in one Coffea eugenioides isolate CCC68of chromosome 5, Ceug_1.0, whole genome shotgun sequence genomic segment:
- the LOC113770973 gene encoding putative late blight resistance protein homolog R1B-14, with translation MDLVSYQDFLERLKLIKAAVAETRPETSSSNFPRTNELGFIAFLQKYMMELTSSEAGSVALVNYPIQTIQEELIFLHPFLEKIVELRNEDEELQAFWDRVVEVAYKAEFLIDSLLVGDVLDSSSISFDSIVEELKIIKAVAMKIFESNRLDLKVKEVTKSLNHMPPQSSKPIISDVVVGLEDEATSIINRLTRGSSQLQIIPIVGMPGLGKTTLAKKVYNDSSVMSHFYARAWCTVSQTYYKKNLLLQILTSIHTKLHDKFVEMSEEDLAAEVRRGLLRTKYLIVLDDIWDTEAWNALEASFPDNRNGSRVIMTSRNRDLAAPRGELDEGPHFLRPLTPDESWDLLSKRLFPGKDLPPPELCELRMQIVEMCQGLPLTIVILAGILANEDQYSWKKVVEGLNSSMLSSTEQCTAALELSYNNLPDYLKPCFLYFGAFPEDHEHATERLNWLWVAEGFAQKTQFKSAEDVANDHMMALINRSLVMVSKQRSIGGVKTCRVHDLLYEFCVRKGRQENFVQLVSGYDELYTISVPHNLRRLCINSNPGHFCKSRELELLVHLRYLAVVGDLESIASSMSNLLNLETLILETFDSAVSLPDTIWNLKKLRHLVLKGDCLDEYCELQLPTYNLENAEHLCDLNTLSRVMLPSWDTIDKMFRKFPNIHKLKCSFYEANDSRDSADKVLALDFLSGLESLTLKFINHTGVLCQFEFQFPLTIRKLTLSGFLFPWSKISEIQNLPNLAVLKLLDGAFQGKIWSMEEEEGFPKVSFLKIASLDIVNWTASEYMDCFPSLRKLVLEDCQFLEEIPSGLGSSTLETIEASDCPFSASFIQPLREEQMDMGNTDLKIHISSSKMNY, from the exons ATGGATCTCGTGTCTTACCAAGATTTTCTGGAAAGGCTCAAGCTTATCAAGGCAGCAGTTGCAGAGACACGTCCAGAAACATCATCATCCAACTTTCCTAGGACCAATGAGTTGGGCTTTATTGCTTTTCTTCAAAAATATATGATGGAACTGACTAGTTCTGAGGCTGGTTCTGTTGCTCTTGTAAACTATCCAATTCAAACAATACAGGAAGAACTTATCTTCTTACACCctttcttggagaaaattgTGGAATTGCGCAATGAAGATGAGGAGCTCCAAGCATTTTGGGACCGTGTTGTAGAGGTGGCATACAAGGCAGAGTTTCTTATCGACTCCTTACTAGTTGGAGATGTTCTTGATTCTTCTTCCATATCATTTGATTCTATTGTAGAAGAACTTAAGATCATCAAAGCTGTGGCCATGAAGATTTTTGAGAGCAATAGACTTGATCTCAAAGTTAAGGAGGTTACGAAGTCACTAAATCACATGCCACCACAGTCAAGCAAGCCAATAATCAGTGATGTGGTGGTGGGATTGGAGGATGAGGCAACCTCAATAATCAATCGACTCACAAGAGGATCATCCCAACTGCAAATAATTCCTATTGTAGGTATGCCAGGACTTGGTAAGACTACATTAGCcaaaaaagtttacaatgatTCTTCAGTTATGTCGCATTTTTATGCACGTGCTTGGTGTACTGTCTCTCAAACGTATTACAAGAAAAATCTGTTGCTTCAAATTTTGACTTCTATTCATACCAAGCTTCATGACAAATTTGTTGAGATGTCTGAAGAAGATTTGGCTGCAGAAGTCAGAAGAGGTTTGCTAAGGACAAAATATCTCATtgttttggatgatatatggGACACTGAAGCATGGAACGCATTGGAAGCATCATTTCCTGATAACCGAAATGGAAGTAGAGTGATCATGACAAGTCGAAATCGTGATCTTGCTGCTCCGAGAGGTGAACTTGATGAAGGACCTCATTTCCTTCGTCCACTCACTCCTGATGAGAGTTGGGATTTGCTAAGTAAAAGGTTATTTCCTGGAAAAGACTTGCCTCCTCCAGAATTATGCGAACTCCGAATGCAAATCGTGGAAATGTGTCAAGGACTACCACTTACCATCGTCATTCTTGCTGGAATTCTAGCAAATGAGGACCAATATAGTTGGAAAAAGGTAGTGGAAGGTTTAAACTCGAGCATGCTCTCTAGTACAGAACAATGCACTGCTGCATTAGAGTTGAGTTACAACAATTTACCAGATTATTTGAAGCCATGCTTTCTATACTTTGGAGCGTTTCCTGAAGATCATGAACACGCTACAGAGAGGTTGAATTGGTTATGGGTGGCTGAAGGATTTGCACAAAAAACTCAGTTCAAGAGCGCAGAGGATGTGGCAAATGATCACATGATGGCTCTTATTAACAGAAGTTTAGTCATGGTTTCCAAACAAAGATCCATTGGTGGAGTCAAAACCTGCCGTGTTCACGATTTGCTTTATGAGTTTTGTGTAAGAAAAGGCAGACAGGAAAATTTTGTGCAGCTGGTGAGCGGGTATGATGAACTATATACTATCAGTGTGCCACACAATCTACGCCGCTTATGCATCAACTCTAATCCAGGACACTTTTGCAAGTCCAG AGAACTGGAATTACTTGTTCACTTGAGGTACCTGGCAGTTGTTGGAGATCTGGAGTCAATTGCATCATCAATGTCCAATCTCTTGAATCTGGAAACTTTAATTCTGGAAACGTTTGATAGCGCTGTCTCACTACCAGATACTATATGGAATCTTAAGAAACTGAGGCACTTGGTATTAAAAGGCGACTGCCTAGATGAATATTGTGAGCTTCAGTTGCCCACCTACAATCTTGAGAATGCTGAACATTTGTGTGATTTGAATACGTTGTCCAGAGTAATGCTTCCTTCTTGGGATACCATTGACAAGATGTTTAGAAAATTTCCCAATATCCACAAGCTCAAATGCAGTTTCTACGAGGCTAATGATTCTAGGGATTCAGCTGACAAGGTTCTAGCGCTTGACTTCTTAAGTGGACTAGAATCACTCACTCTCAAGTTCATTAACCATACAGGTGTTCTATGCCAGTTTGAGTTTCAATTTCCTTTGACAATTAGAAAATTGACTCTATCCGGCTTTCTCTTCCCTTGGAGCAAAATATCAGAAATTCAAAATCTACCCAATCTTGCAGTTCTCAAATTACTCGATGGGGCCTTTCAGGGAAAAATATGGAGCATGGAAGAAGAAGAGGGGTTCCCTAAAGTTagtttcttgaaaattgctTCCCTGGATATTGTCAATTGGACAGCCTCCGAGTACATGGACTGTTTTCCTAGTCTAAGGAAATTAGTATTGGAAGATTGTCAGTTTTTGGAGGAGATCCCTTCTGGTTTGGGGAGCTCAACTCTTGAAACAATTGAGGCCTCTGATTGTCCCTTCTCTGCAAGTTTCATACAGCCACTTCGGGAGGAGCAAATGGATATGGGAAATACTGATCTGAAGATCCACATTTCATCCTCTAAAATGAATTACTGA
- the LOC113771673 gene encoding putative late blight resistance protein homolog R1A-3 produces the protein MASSSLTCISSILDDMQLLENKCPDYTDHDFASLKGGLRILRPFLMSARKWGNNDDENLAALLLGTEAAISKTGEKIHSFCLRLELEGRVSANDLRTLVFDCMADFPSDEDIKGWYFVFSYRSLKQSSNNSLMKTEDLIEFMDYLLESFRDDHYDIGVLFEAVEGPTEGLEEKLAFLKNFISFVALHGIKDEQLGPLLAHTELIAVNAACLSYWSCFGADDELYLSIRDATMEGLQKIIPVESHVHETCVQALIASKLSARSYVEADEQILREIIDSLLCNIWWMLKSGTCRMISIKDQLQMLCDGLRSLRTILKEKEKPNKFNEKMRDLTGLVICDAGLVFLTLSLNAINDGWVKEMDLVPLDLLERIKLIKATIAEECPGTSPFNFPKTNELGFVDSLLKYMMDLKSPEAGTAALVNHRVQTVQEELAFFPSFLGKIVDLCNEDEELQSLWDRVVYLAYRVEFLMDSLLVGDIVDSSSISFDSIVEEIKIIKSEALKISDSKRLDVKVKEVTKTLNHQPSPVFKPTINDLVVGIEDEAASIINRLRRGSNQVQIVPIVGMPGLGKTTLAKKVYNDSNVMSHFHVRAWCTVSQDYHNKHMLLQILTSLDSKLPDKYFEMSEEDLALEVKKRLQKNRYLIILDDIWETEAWNGLQATFPDNGDGSRVIFTSRYHDIAPQDKLDKEPHRLRPLTHDESWDLLTKELFPGNLPPPELCELQMQIVEICQGLPLTIIILAGILKNVDRQGWKEVVESLSSSVVSSTEQCTATLELSYNNLADNLKPCFLYFGAFPEDHEHNLDKLIWLWVAEGFAQKSQFKSAEDVADDYIMDLISRSLITVSKRRSTGGIKTCRIHDLLHEFCVRRAREENFFQRVSGYDELQAFSMQHNLRRLCIHSEPEHFCKSRLFAPTIRSLLFFSHDERYKKKMFHLSFIFGIFKLVRVLDLSHISLGSALPRELEFLVQLSYLAVLGTMKSIPSSIANLTNLETFIVGTFSRIVSLPDTIWNMKKLRHLHIRRRYRYYSTFRLPTNNLDDAAQLWNLVTFSDAILSSWENVDKILRKLPNIRKLKCSIELLESDYPASGASDKILVLDFLSQLESLTLKAKGYVQCQFEFQFSSTIKKLTLSRFYFPWSKISAIENLPNLEVLKLLRGAFEGEEWNMEEEGFPKVSFLKLASLDIVKWTAFECEECFPSLRKLILEDCHYLEEIPPCLGNSSLEIIEVSDCPYSASFIKPLKEEQMDLGNTHLKICISSREMDD, from the coding sequence ATGGCCTCCAGTAGTCTTACATGCATTTCTTCCATCTTGGATGATATGCAGTTGCTGGAGAACAAATGTCCAGACTATACAGATCATGATTTCGCAAGCCTGAAAGGGGGGCTAAGAATTTTGAGACCATTCCTCATGAGTGCGAGAAAGTGGGGCAACAATGATGACGAAAATCTAGCAGCTCTTCTATTAGGCACTGAAGCTGCCATTTCCAAAACTGGAGAGAAGATCCATTCATTTTGTCTTCGTTTGGAACTGGAAGGTCGAGTTTCTGCCAACGATCTGCGGACTCTGGTCTTTGATTGTATGGCAGACTTTCCTTCCGATGAAGATATAAAGGGGTGGTACTTCGTTTTCTCATATCGCTCGTTAAAGCAGTCTAGTAACAATTCACTGATGAAAACAGAAGACCTTATCGAATTCATGGATTATCTTCTGGAGAGTTTTAGGGACGATCATTATGATATAGGTGTTCTGTTTGAAGCTGTAGAAGGACCAACCGAAGGCCTTGAAGAGAAGCTGGCGTTCTTGAAGAACTTCATCAGTTTCGTTGCACTGCACGGGATTAAAGATGAGCAATTGGGACCTTTATTGGCTCACACTGAACTTATCGCTGTCAATGCAGCATGCCTCAGTTACTGGTCGTGCTTTGGCGCAGATGATGAACTGTACTTATCAATCAGGGATGCTACGATGGAAGGGCTGCAGAAGATCATTCCTGTGGAATCCCATGTCCATGAGACCTGTGTCCAGGCTCTGATTGCTTCAAAGTTATCAGCACGATCATATGTGGAAGCAGATGAGCAGATATTGAGGGAGATCATTGATTCTCTCCTATGTAATATTTGGTGGATGCTCAAGTCTGGTACTTGTCGCATGATCTCTATTAAGGATCAACTGCAAATGCTTTGTGATGGACTAAGATCTCTAAGAACCATTTTGAAGGAGAAGGAGAAGCCCAACAAGTTTAATGAGAAAATGAGAGATCTTACTGGACTCGTGATCTGCGATGCGGGACTTGTTTTTTTAACTCTTTCTCTGAATGCAATCAATGATGGATGGGTCAAGGAAATGGATCTTGTGCCTTTAGATCTGCTGGAAAGGATTAAGCTCATAAAGGCAACAATTGCAGAGGAATGTCCAGGAACATCACCATTCAACTTTCCCAAAACTAATGAGTTGGGCTTTGTTGATTCTCTTCTAAAGTATATGATGGATCTGAAAAGTCCTGAGGCTGGCACAGCTGCTCTTGTAAATCATAGAGTTCAAACAGTCCAGGAAGAGCTTGCCTTCTTTCCCTCTTTCTTGGGGAAAATTGTGGATTTGTGCAATGAAGATGAGGAGCTCCAATCACTTTGGGATCGCGTGGTGTACTTGGCATACAGGGTGGAGTTTCTCATGGATTCCTTACTAGTTGGGGATATTGTagattcttcttcaatttcatttgattcCATTGTAGAAGAAATTAAGATCATCAAATCTGAGGCCTTGAAGATTTCTGATAGCAAAAGACTTGATGTCAAGGTTAAGGAAGTTACCAAGACACTCAATCACCAGCCGTCACCGGTATTTAAGCCAACAATCAATGACTTGGTGGTAGGAATCGAGGATGAGGCGGCATCTATAATCAATCGACTCAGAAGAGGATCAAACCAGGTGCAAATTGTTCCAATTGTAGGTATGCCAGGACTTGGTAAGACCACTTTGGCTAAAAAGGTTTACAATGATTCGAATGTGATGTCTCATTTTCACGTGCGTGCTTGGTGTACTGTTTCCCAAGATTATCACAACAAACATATGTTGCTTCAAATTTTGACTTCTCTAGATTCCAAGCTTCCTGACAAATATTTTGAGATGAGCGAAGAAGATCTGGCATTAGAAGTCAAAAAACGGTTGCAGAAGAATAGATACCTCATtattttggatgatatatggGAGACTGAAGCATGGAACGGATTGCAAGCCACATTCCCTGATAATGGAGATGGAAGTAGAGTTATCTTCACAAGTCGATATCATGATATTGCTCCACAAGATAAACTTGACAAAGAACCTCACCGTCTTCGTCCACTCACTCATGATGAGAGTTGGGATTTGCTGACAAAAGAGTTATTTCCTGGAAATTTGCCACCTCCAGAATTATGTGAACTTCAAATGCAGATCGTGGAAATTTGTCAAGGGCTACCACTTACAATTATCATTCTTGCTGGAATTCTTAAAAATGTGGACAGACAAGGTTGGAAAGAAGTTGTAGAAAGTTTAAGTTCGAGCGTTGTTTCTAGTACAGAGCAATGCACTGCTACACTAGAGCTGAGTTACAACAACTTAGCAGATAATTTGAAGCCATGCTTCCTGTACTTTGGAGCATTTCCAGAGGACCATGAACACAATCTTGATAAGTTGATTTGGTTATGGGTCGCTGAAGGATTTGCCCAGAAAAGTCAGTTCAAGAGTGCAGAGGATGTGGCAGATGATTACATCATGGATCTAATAAGCAGAAGCTTAATCACGGTTTCTAAAAGAAGATCCACTGGTGGGATCAAAACTTGTCGTATTCACGACCTGTTACATGAGTTTTGTGTGAGAAGAGCCagagaagaaaatttttttcagCGGGTAAGTGGGTATGATGAACTGCAGGCATTCAGTATGCAACACAACCTACGCCGCCTATGCATTCACTCTGAGCCAGAACACTTTTGCAAGTCCAGATTATTTGCTCCCACCATTCGTTCTCTGCTATTCTTCAGTCATGATGAAAGGTACAAAAAAAAGATGTTCCATCTATCATTCATTTTTGGCATCTTTAAACTTGTTAGAGTGTTAGATTTGAGCCACATAAGTCTAGGTTCTGCTTTACCAAGAGAACTAGAATTCCTTGTTCAGCTGAGCTATCTGGCAGTTCTAGGCACCATGAAGTCCATTCCATCATCCATAGCCAATCTAACAAACTTGGAAACTTTCATTGTGGGAACATTTTCTCGTATTGTTTCACTGCCAGATACCATATGGAATATGAAGAAACTAAGGCATTTGCACATTAGGAGAAGGTATAGGTATTATTCTACTTTTCGGTTGCCCACCAACAATCTTGACGATGCTGCACAGTTATGGAATTTGGTTACCTTCTCTGACGCAATTCTTTCTTCATGGGAGAACGTGGACAAGATATTGAGAAAGCTTCCCAATATTCGCAAGCTGAAATGCAGCATCGAACTCCTTGAATCTGATTATCCTGCTTCGGGTGCATCCGACAAGATTCTAGTACTTGATTTTCTAAGTCAACTAGAATCACTCACTTTGAAGGCGAAAGGTTATGTTCAATGCCAGTTTGAGTTTCAATTCTCTTCCACCATTAAAAAGTTGACTCTGTCGCGCTTTTACTTCCCTTGGAGCAAAATATCAGCAATCGAAAATCTACCTAATCTTGAGGTTCTCAAATTACTTCGCGGAGCATTTGAGGGGGAAGAATGGAACATGGAAGAAGAGGGGTTCCCTAAAGTTAGTTTCTTGAAATTAGCTTCCCTGGATATTGTCAAGTGGACCGCCTTTGAGTGCGAGGAATGTTTTCCAAGTCTAAGGAAATTAATTTTGGAAGACTGTCACTATTTGGAGGAGATCCCTCCCTGTTTGGGGAATTCAAGTCTTGAAATAATTGAGGTGTCTGATTGTCCCTACTCTGCAAGTTTTATAAAGCCACTTAAGGAGGAACAAATGGACTTGGGAAATACTCATCTGAAGATCTGCATTTCATCCAGAGAAATGGACGACTAA